In Methanolacinia paynteri, the following proteins share a genomic window:
- a CDS encoding flavodoxin family protein yields the protein MPFPSEIIREHRIDGTYSLVLKKEDLESLYPRMFRYKLALLENYRIVAQFRTNTYEYTPVIPIKAESVAYEHFEYWTERITAGHEKFVEYLKRQERLRKHVYKNVPSPGNDAVIIQGSSRPDGNCAVMASWIMEKLLLMGMKPAVFYPSDMYILPCTGCYQCFNYGRCVFIDDMAGLYGAVKGASFVAVCSPVYTNTVPAPLKAVFDRFQAYHAMTSLGNIRHSVSGLFLSTAGRKGLDNFSHIVPVADAFMEISGIKKKGQVLVDNLDQVYDVRSIPGLRERVEKKVDECLK from the coding sequence GTGCCTTTCCCGTCCGAAATAATCAGGGAACACCGTATAGACGGTACATATTCACTGGTCCTGAAAAAAGAGGATCTGGAGTCCCTTTATCCCCGGATGTTCAGGTATAAACTTGCTCTTCTTGAAAACTACAGAATAGTCGCCCAGTTCAGGACAAATACCTATGAATATACCCCGGTCATTCCCATAAAAGCCGAATCAGTTGCTTATGAACACTTTGAATACTGGACGGAAAGAATAACCGCTGGACATGAAAAGTTCGTAGAATATCTCAAAAGGCAGGAGAGACTCCGGAAACACGTCTATAAAAATGTCCCTTCTCCGGGAAACGATGCCGTTATCATCCAGGGAAGCTCACGTCCCGACGGGAACTGTGCCGTTATGGCATCATGGATCATGGAAAAACTGCTCTTAATGGGAATGAAGCCTGCTGTTTTTTATCCGTCCGATATGTACATCCTCCCCTGTACCGGTTGCTACCAGTGCTTTAATTACGGCCGCTGTGTTTTTATCGATGACATGGCAGGGCTTTACGGTGCAGTTAAAGGCGCTTCATTTGTGGCTGTCTGTTCTCCGGTATACACTAACACTGTTCCTGCACCTCTCAAGGCTGTATTCGATCGTTTTCAGGCCTATCATGCGATGACTTCTCTGGGTAATATCAGGCATTCTGTATCGGGATTATTTCTTTCGACTGCCGGGAGGAAGGGATTGGATAATTTCAGCCATATCGTCCCGGTGGCAGATGCTTTCATGGAGATATCGGGGATCAAAAAGAAAGGCCAGGTTCTTGTAGACAACTTGGATCAAGTATATGATGTAAGATCGATTCCCGGGCTGAGGGAAAGAGTTGAAAAAAAAGTGGATGAATGCCTGAAATGA
- a CDS encoding DJ-1/PfpI family protein: MEYSKKMLIVIAPENFRDEELFEPLGILEESGIEYEVISTDKGRFRGMLGGYATATETISGILQLLEGGKGMKHYGGLMIVGGSGSKDYLWGNKNLYEIVRQFDEAKMPIGAICLSPVVLARAGVIPGRHATVWPDKEAVREMEKHKAVYDDKPVVSDGRFITANGPAAAAEFGKRMAEAFLGEVIYTD, translated from the coding sequence ATGGAATATTCTAAAAAGATGCTGATCGTGATCGCCCCTGAAAACTTCAGGGACGAAGAGCTTTTTGAACCACTTGGAATTCTGGAAGAGAGCGGAATAGAATACGAGGTCATATCCACAGACAAGGGAAGGTTCAGGGGAATGCTCGGGGGATACGCAACTGCAACAGAAACGATCTCCGGCATTCTCCAGTTACTTGAAGGAGGAAAGGGTATGAAGCACTACGGGGGGCTTATGATAGTGGGCGGTTCCGGATCAAAAGATTACCTCTGGGGGAACAAAAATTTATACGAGATAGTCAGGCAATTCGACGAAGCAAAAATGCCTATTGGTGCGATATGCCTTTCGCCCGTAGTTCTTGCAAGGGCGGGAGTTATCCCCGGAAGGCATGCTACGGTGTGGCCTGACAAAGAGGCTGTACGCGAGATGGAGAAACATAAAGCAGTATATGATGATAAACCCGTGGTCAGCGACGGCCGCTTTATAACAGCAAACGGTCCGGCGGCTGCAGCAGAATTCGGGAAACGAATGGCCGAGGCTTTTTTGGGGGAAGTCATATACACTGACTGA
- a CDS encoding NEW3 domain-containing protein, which yields MILPAAVSADSSDDSSTSNVEISCTYPGKIIEAGETITFNLDITNNQGTDPKKIRLDTFKGEEDWKFHIYAGDYEIDRLAMKKGQEVSVTLEIETTGDTAVDTYPVRVAIDDASIWLYVIVDETHKDEMGVLVAEVVDDQGEPIDEACINVYKHNTDKFITSVYTTSDGQIRTEIDQGDYDLLVEREGYRSREVKDVSINCGYTEDIGTVMLEKKTYGLLIDFKSPIVTTTSDDNPTFEAVITNIGKSDDVIKLGTEGAPDKWYFKFKENADSSESISSIYLDSGDQKTIYVEAIPPNSVETGEYSFNATFESSDYLYEEGLTAGISGTSNMVVFSEKYKYEITKGDTVEIPVQITNNGNGEALTNVQTEVTTPDGWSVQVSPEEIASIEAGDKETVVLTVVPPANIAASEYKISLNVVSDEEEESDDIRIIIKENSYVGILGILLLVAVIGGVIYFFRKHARR from the coding sequence ATGATTTTGCCAGCTGCTGTCTCGGCAGACAGTTCGGATGACAGTTCGACGAGCAATGTTGAGATTTCATGTACATATCCCGGAAAGATCATAGAAGCCGGGGAAACCATCACATTCAATCTCGATATTACCAATAACCAGGGTACTGACCCCAAGAAGATCCGTTTGGACACTTTTAAAGGCGAAGAGGACTGGAAGTTCCATATATATGCCGGCGATTATGAGATCGACAGGCTTGCGATGAAGAAAGGCCAGGAAGTTTCGGTAACTCTTGAAATCGAGACTACCGGAGATACGGCAGTGGATACTTATCCTGTAAGAGTGGCGATTGACGATGCAAGTATCTGGCTGTATGTAATAGTCGATGAGACCCATAAGGATGAGATGGGGGTGCTGGTGGCAGAGGTTGTAGACGACCAGGGAGAGCCAATCGACGAGGCCTGTATAAATGTCTATAAACACAACACGGACAAGTTCATAACCTCAGTCTATACCACATCAGACGGCCAGATAAGGACTGAAATCGACCAGGGCGATTACGATCTTTTAGTGGAAAGAGAGGGCTACCGGAGCAGGGAAGTGAAGGATGTCTCGATCAATTGCGGCTATACCGAAGATATAGGCACTGTAATGCTCGAGAAAAAAACATACGGTCTTCTGATAGATTTTAAGTCCCCTATAGTTACAACGACATCTGACGATAACCCGACTTTTGAGGCAGTGATTACAAATATCGGCAAAAGCGACGATGTGATAAAACTCGGTACTGAGGGGGCACCGGACAAATGGTACTTTAAATTCAAGGAAAACGCCGATTCTTCAGAAAGCATCTCCAGCATATACCTGGATTCAGGAGACCAAAAGACAATATATGTCGAGGCGATTCCTCCCAATTCTGTAGAAACAGGCGAATATTCATTCAATGCAACATTCGAGTCTTCCGATTACCTATACGAGGAAGGACTTACCGCAGGGATCTCAGGAACCAGCAATATGGTCGTATTTTCTGAGAAGTACAAGTATGAAATTACAAAAGGAGACACCGTAGAGATCCCCGTACAGATCACAAACAACGGCAACGGCGAAGCACTGACCAATGTTCAGACCGAGGTCACCACCCCGGACGGATGGAGTGTCCAGGTATCGCCTGAAGAGATCGCTTCCATAGAAGCGGGAGATAAGGAGACTGTGGTTCTTACTGTAGTCCCTCCTGCCAATATTGCAGCATCAGAGTATAAGATCTCGCTTAATGTCGTGTCTGACGAAGAGGAAGAAAGCGATGATATCAGGATAATAATAAAGGAGAATTCCTACGTGGGAATTCTAGGCATTCTTCTCCTCGTGGCAGTGATAGGAGGGGTCATCTACTTCTTCAGGAAGCACGCCAGAAGATAA